A window from Cryptomeria japonica chromosome 1, Sugi_1.0, whole genome shotgun sequence encodes these proteins:
- the LOC131064477 gene encoding UV-stimulated scaffold protein A homolog yields the protein METDSRKLGLLIEAATSSPAKDLDPHRIQSIKNLVRCSDSNVSAAVRFLMDRMNKNHSQVRFLALLITDELFSRSKLFRSLWVQNFPRFLLLSVGFRREHPLPCPADRASLLRSKALEVLEIWNKKFGHYYKQLRLGYHYLKNTLRLPFPNPNPNPNPNPNLTRESDLRAARTQELLRSKFETLRQNFENYKSEIQSTIDEINECCEILCKKQQEEEKNKEPEFEEFEYGSASSLSLRRIREEAMNAGETPVENQDNEAVFDVVRELYKLLSTKHMIAIQDWLFVLMRVDLADNRVSESMLKEVIDLRTVVLSARAKCEKVGCQATSEEDDVIWEEGAIGNSYNSITMSTSTSALPDDKIKVCQHDKDCGFHDDKGQTKAQVRSLNTQANTIQGDSSGASTSMKQKLAQEAPVLPWGSYLDAWGSNSAIPVNQRGLEIENHWGRVDMDAVIPPERASEFNIRAVYYEDQQHEIQPCGAPLRKGGFCQRRDLRVCPLHGPIRQRDSNGKPIDEKPDSLISLTQQDASQTVGNGGGNGGKRKSTALMSQTEDIDELSSQLKSSISKEQSIRLIAAQALDNVRSREEAKEHKQTKCREAKRAKLTKVREHNASVLRNSSISSTSQGLGEAIGEDLEGWIDNPNKQKRQKQSLSSLLKKKPTVKDRLAQKLLNSRVSDASIRQLTKDEHANYKESFANQW from the exons aTGGAAACAGATAGCAGGAAGCTGGGGCTGTTGATAGAGGCCGCCACAAGTTCTCCTGCAAAAGATCTTGATCCTCATCGCATTCAATCCATCAAGAATTTAGTGCGCTGTTCAGACTCAAATGTCAGCGCTGCAGTCCGCTTTCTCATGGATAGAATGAACAAAAATCATTCCCAG GTGCGTTTTCTGGCCTTGCTAATAACTGACGAATTATTCAGTCGGTCAAAGTTGTTTCGAAGCTTGTGGGTGCAGAACTTTCCCCGTTTTTTATTACTCAGCGTGGGGTTTCGCAGAGAGCATCCTCTGCCTTGTCCTGCTGACAGAGCATCCCTTTTGCGCTCTAAAGCATTGGAAGTACTCGAAATTTGGAATAAAAAATTCGGGCATTATTACAAACAATTGCGTTTAGGTTATCACTACTTAAAGAATACTCTGCGTCTGCCCttccccaaccctaaccctaaccctaaccctaaccctaatttaaccagGGAGTCGGACCTAAGGGCTGCTCGCACCCAGGAACTACTAAGAAGTAAATTTGAAACATTAAGGcagaattttgaaaattataaaTCTGAGATTCAGTCCACCATTGACGAAATCAACGAGTGCTGTGAAATCCTTTGtaagaaacaacaagaagaggagaagaacaaggaacctgAATTTGAGGAATTTGAATATGGATCTGCATCTTCCCTCAGTCTGAGAAGAATCAGAGAGGAAGCCATGAATGCGGGAGAAACCCCTGTTGAAAACCAAGACAATGAAGCCGTGTTTGATGTTGTCAGAGAGCTTTACAAGCTCCTGAGCACCAAACATATGATTGCGATTCAGGATTGGCTGTTTGTTCTCATGAGGGTTGACTTGGCTGATAATAGGGTTTCTGAATCTATGCTGAAAGAGGTTATTGACCTGCGCACTGTTGTTCTTTCTGCAAGAGCTAAATGTGAAAAAGTTGGTTGCCAAGCAACTTCTGAGGAGGATGACGTCATATGGGAGGAGGGAGCAATTGGAAATTCTTATAATTCCATTACAATGTCGACATCTACATCTGCCTTACCAGATGACAAGATCAAAGTTTGTCAACATGACAA GGATTGTGGTTTCCATGATGACAAAGGTCAGACTAAGGCTCAGGTTCGATCTTTGAACACTCAGGCAAACACAATTCAAGGGGATTCTTCAGGAGCTTCTACCTCAATGAAGCAAAAACTTGCACAGGAAGCACCTGTTCTACCATGGGGTTCTTACCTAGATGCGTGGGGGTCCAACAGTGCTATTCCTGTAAATCAAAGGGGTTTAGAAATTGAGAACCATTGGGGTAGAGTTGACATGGATGCTGTTATTCCTCCTGAAAGAGCTTCAGAATTTAATATCCGGGCAGTCTATTATGAGGatcagcaacatgaaattcaaCCTTGTGGAGCACCTTTAAGAAAAGGAGGATTCTGTCAGAGGCGGGATCTTCGTGTTTGCCCATTGCATGGGCCTATCAGGCAGCGGGACTCCAATGGGAAACCAATTGATGAGAAACCAGATTCTTTGATTTCTCTCACGCAGCAGGATGCTTCACAAACAGTAGGAAACGGTGGTGGAAATGGTGGTAAAAGAAAGAGTACTGCTTTAATGTCTCAAACAGAGGATATTGATGAGCTCTCATCTCAATTGAAAAGCAGCATTTCAAAGGAGCAAAGTATCCGACTGATTGCAGCTCAGGCACTTGATAATGTGAGAAGTAGAGAAGAAGCAAAAGAACACAAACAGACAAAGTGCAGAGAAGCAAAGCGTGCCAAACTCACAAAGGTTAGAGAACACAATGCTTCAGTTCTAAGAAACTCTTCTATATCTTCCACTTCACAAGGTCTTGGAGAGGCAATTGGTGAAGATTTGGAAGGATGGATTGATAATCCCAATaaacaaaaaagacaaaaacaatcCCTATCATCTTTGTTGAAGAAAAAACCAACGGTAAAGGACAGGCTAGCTCAAAAACTTTTGAATTCGAGAGTAAGTGACGCAAGTATCAGACAACTGACGAAAGATGAACACGCAAATTACAAGGAATCTTTTGCTAACCAGTGGTAA